Part of the Solwaraspora sp. WMMA2065 genome is shown below.
TCCATCCGTGCCGCAGCGCGGTCCTCCAGGGTCCACGGCTCGCCGCTGAGGGCCTTCTCATCGAGCCGGCGGACTGCCCGGTGCAGGTGGAACTCGGCTTCGTCGATCTTGACTCGCGCCTCGGCGACCTGCAGGTGGGTCAGCGTCGCCTCGATCTGCTTCTCGTAGTTCGTGTAGGTGATCCGCCGGCTTGGCAGCCGCTCCATGAAAGCGTCCCAGGCGGCCCGCGCCATGCCGAGCGCCGGTGCGGCTGCCACGGCGACCGCAAACTGCAGGAACGGCACCCGCCACGCCTGATAGTCGGCGTTGATCTTCGACGCATGCTGGTTGTGCATCATGACCGGCACCATGTTCAGCACCCGGTTCTCGGGCACGAACAGGTCCTGGGCGATGGTCGTGACACTGCCGGTGCCGCGCAGGCCGACCGTGTGCCAGTCGTCGACGATCGTCAGGTCCGAGACCGGAACGACCGCCATACCCGGCACCATGTTGCCGTCACCGAGGTCGATCATGATGGAGTGGGTGTCCCACTGCGCCTGCGGGGCACCGGTGTTGAAGTGCCAACGACCGTTCAGGATGTAGCCACCCTCGGTCTTCACGGCGACCCCGTTCGGGCCGACCGAGCCGCAGAACCGGTCCTCCGGGTTCGCGAAGATCTCGTCCTGCGCCTCGTCGGGCAGCAGGCCG
Proteins encoded:
- a CDS encoding acyl-CoA dehydrogenase family protein, which encodes MTVIESAPQPELVQRARDLIPLIQKHAAWQEENRALHAEVLDALKDAGLLRLRFPARYGGTVPDARTVVDVVAELGHGDGSTGWTISTMTIGAWLAGLLPDEAQDEIFANPEDRFCGSVGPNGVAVKTEGGYILNGRWHFNTGAPQAQWDTHSIMIDLGDGNMVPGMAVVPVSDLTIVDDWHTVGLRGTGSVTTIAQDLFVPENRVLNMVPVMMHNQHASKINADYQAWRVPFLQFAVAVAAAPALGMARAAWDAFMERLPSRRITYTNYEKQIEATLTHLQVAEARVKIDEAEFHLHRAVRRLDEKALSGEPWTLEDRAAARMDAGAVCARAKEAVDILNNASGGSSVYSEVPIQRIERDVQTINLHGIMHPNTNLETYGRVLCGLEPNTMFL